Genomic window (Paenibacillus sp. 37):
TCAGTTCATTACGATTGGCATTGGATGTTTCCACAACCAAGTCAGATTGCATGGAGAGGCGGAATAGTCCGGTTTGGATACGGAATTTATTCGCAAAACCACCAATTGTGTCTGCCAAAGAGTCATCGTCATTCGAATAATATTCGGGGCTTCCGCCATCAATCATGACGATACCCTTGACGAGATCCGGGTATTTTTGTGCGAAACGGATGGTTTCCAGCGAGCCGAGCGAATGCCCAACTAATACATAAGGTGGCTTCTGTCCAGATACCTGCAACAACTCGTGTAATTCTTCAGCTATGGTATCGACATCACGTTTCTTATCGGTCTGATCACTATATCCATAGCCAAATCGGTCATATACAGCGAATTTTGTGTTGGGAGCAAGCTTTTCATATAATGGATAATAATCTACATAGGGATTAGCGGTACCCCAGCCAGAGGCGAGTACGACAGTTACATCGCCTTCTCCACCAGTATATAGATGCATATTGTCTCCATGTACTTTGTAGAGTTTTCCAGGGGGGACGAGTATTTTGGCATCTTGCCTTAAACCCACTTGTTGGTAGATCACGCCTGTACCCAGAAGCAACAGAATTACCGCGAGGTCAAATATCAAAAACTTAACTAATCTTTTACGCCATTTCTTCATGTTCTCTCACATACTCTCCATGTATTTTCTCTATCATATATGCCCAAT
Coding sequences:
- a CDS encoding alpha/beta fold hydrolase, which gives rise to MKKWRKRLVKFLIFDLAVILLLLGTGVIYQQVGLRQDAKILVPPGKLYKVHGDNMHLYTGGEGDVTVVLASGWGTANPYVDYYPLYEKLAPNTKFAVYDRFGYGYSDQTDKKRDVDTIAEELHELLQVSGQKPPYVLVGHSLGSLETIRFAQKYPDLVKGIVMIDGGSPEYYSNDDDSLADTIGGFANKFRIQTGLFRLSMQSDLVVETSNANRNELKLVPDDLKKLDTTALLHNYGNANTLDELREIAENGKVVVDHKQTLPFPLTILTADYFGASEPEWDKTQVEFKSWSDDSKQVTIKDTDHYIHQYHPDLVADEILALVKK